GCTGGCGAACGTGCGAAACGATCTCCGGATGAAAATCGAGGACACCGATACCGAGATCGCGGCGGAACCGCTTCCCATCGTCGAGGGTGAGAAAGATCAGCTCCAGCAGGTGTTCCAGAATCTGCTGAAAAACGCGATCGAGTACAGCGGTTCAGGGCCGCCACAGATCCACGTTTCCGCCGAGCCGGACGGACCGATGTGGATCATCACCGTTCGCGACGAGGGGATCGGCATCGATCCCGTCGACGCCGACTCCGTCTTCGAGCTGTTTCAGCGGGGCCCCAACGGGACCGACCACACTGGATCGGGCATCGGGCTTGCGCTCTGCGAGCAGATCGTCGAGCGCCACGGCGGCGAGATCTGGGTCGACTCCGAACTCGGCGAGGGGTCGGCGTTTTCGTTCACGTTGCCGGCGGCGCCCGAGGGGGATCACGATGCGTAACGGAGAGGCGTTCGAGCCGGCGGATATCCTGCTTGTCGAGGACAATTACGGTGACGTCAAGCTCACGAAGGAAGCGTTCAAGGAGGGACGGATCGCGAACACGCTCCACGTCGTCGGCGACGGCGTCGAAGCGCTCGACTTCCTGTTTCAACGAAACGAGTACGCCGACGCCCCTCGTCCGGATTTCGTCCTGTTGGATCTCGACCTGCCACGCAAGACCGGCGACGAGGTGCTCGAGGAGCTCCGCGCCGACCCGGACCGGAAGGAGATTCCCGTCATCGTTCTCACGGGGTCGAAAGCCCAGGAGGACGTCGTCAGATCGTACGAACTCGCTGCGAACGCCTACCTCACGAAGCCGGTCGATCCCGGGGAGTTCATCGACACGATCCTCTCGACCGAACAGTACTGGCTTTCGATCGTCCGGTTACCGACTGATCCTGATCTCGAGTGACGGACACACGGCGTTTCGTTTGAGGAACGGAACTCTATACGGCTAGTTCACCGGTCGTGCGGGAGCGCCACTCCCCGCTGAGCGACGTACAGCCCGATCCCACAGCCGATGGCGCCCGGAACGTACGACAGCCACCGGAGCCCGTTCCCAGAGGATCGCCTCGAAGAACACGATGGCGAGGTAGGCGAAAACGATCCAGAGGACCAGACCAGGAAGGTGGGTGCGAAGTGCCGATAGCACTGCCATCGTCCGCTCCGAGGCGGTCCCCCCCGTATATGCGTGCTGGTCGTTCGCGGTTTCTGTCCGTCTCCCGCTCGTCTTCGGCCTGCTCTTCTCCGTCCCGTTCGTCAGCGAGATCACTCTCGCGCCGCTCGAACGGACGGTGGGCGTGTTGCCCGCGCTCGCGCACTCCACTAGTCCTCGTCCGCGAGCCGCTCGTGGGTGTCGGCCCACGCCTCCAATTGCCGTCTCGAATCGCACTCCCGGCGCGAGATCGGGTCGTCGGACCCCAGTTCGTCGCCCGCGAAGGCGTTCATCACGACGAGTTCGGCGCCCTCGCAGGCGGCGAGCAACGCCTCTACGTCGCCGGCGTGTTGGAAGGGGATCGTCGCGTCGTTGACGAACACCGCTCTCGCGGAGGGCATCGACTCGATGAGTTCCATCCCCCCGCGGGCGTTCTTCCGGGCGAGTTCGTGTGCCTCCTCCTCCGTCTCGCCCTCGGCCCGCGGGGCGTTCGCGTCAAGCGTGCCGACCCACGCCTCCTCCGGGAGGCCGGTGAAACGCGACAGGCGCCCGCCGAGCAGGACCCCGTCGCGTTCGATCTCGGGGGCGAACTCGAGGACCGCCACGCCCTCGGCCCCGTTCTCCAGGACCCATCGTTCGAGTGCTCGCGCGGTCAGTCGGGTCTTGCCGGCGTTCGAGGGGCCGGTGATCAGGAGCCGGCCCGCCGTCGGGAGAGGCGGGCTCATGTCTCCGCCGGAGCGGACTGCCACGCGACCCGGGCGAACCGGAGGAGCAACAGCGCGGTCGCGAGCCCCATCCCGGCGGCGAAGAGGACGGCGAACGCCGAGAAGGGGTCGGTGATCGCGGCGGCCTGTTCGCGGACGAACGTGCCCGCGGTGACGACCGCGACGCCGAGCAGCGCCAGTCCGGCGAGGTTCACGGGCACGGAAAGGGTTTCGTCGACCACCGCGGGGTCGTTCAGCAGGTAGAGCACGAGCACGATCGCGAAGGGCGTCCCGACGAGCCCGAACGCGAGGACGAGCACCAGAAGCGAGAAGAAGGAGCCCTCGAGGAAGGCCCCGCCCGCGGAGGCCAGCGCGACACAGACCACCAGCGCGCGATAACGCGGGTCCTCGATCGACCCCTCCCAGCCGAGCTTGTCGGCGACGGCGTAGGGGGGAACGACGGTGTTGCCCCCGAGCGTCGAGAGCGCGGCCCCGAGCAGGCCAAGCAGGAACAGCCAGGTCGCGTACTCGCCGACGGTCGGCGCGAGCGCCTGGGCGGCGCCGATCTCGGTGATCGTCTCGGCGTCGACCCCCGGCGTGTGGAGCACGCTCGCGGCGACGAGGAAGATCGCGAGGCCGTAGATCCCGAAGGCGACGAGCATCGAACTGGCGATGTCGAAGCGGACGAGCCCGCGTTCCTCGCGCCCCCAGCCCCGCGCGCGCATCGTGTAGCTCTGCATCACCAGCAGGGTGACGTGGACGGCACCCCCGAGGACGCCGGCGGCGACCAGCGCGCCCGACAGGCCCTCGGGGATCCGCGGGGCGAGCCCGCCGGCGGCCGCGGTCGGATCGATCGGGACGACGACGGCCGTCGCGACGAACACTAACACGACCAGCGAGACGAGCAGCTTCGCGCCCAGCTCGGCGAAGCGATAGCCGCCGCTCGCGAGCCCGACCGCGAGCACGACGGCCCAGACGACCGCCCAGAGACGCGCGTCGATGCCGGTCAGCAGCTCGCTCACGTTCGCGGCAGTCTGCATGATCACCAGCTGGGCGAGCCCCGCCGCGAGCACCACGTCGATCACGAGCACCCACGCCCAGCCCTCGCCGAGACGGGTCTCGACGACCGAGACGAGCCCCTCCTCGGTGAGGTAGCCGAGCCGGGCGGCGAGATACTGGCCGAGCGCGCCCAACAGGGCCGCCAGGACCACGACCCACAGTAGCGTGTAGCCGTAGCCCGCCCCCGCGGTCAGCAGGCTTGCCATCGTCGCCGGTCCCGCGGCGACCGCGCCCGCGAGCCACGTCGGCCCCATCCGTCCCGCGTATTCACGTACCCGACTGCCGTCGCTCATCACGCCCGCTTTCGGTTCCGGCTATATAACCGCGTGGTATCAATCGTTCTCGACCTCGGGCGGCTGCTCCCGTGGCCCGTCGCCGTCGATCGGGAACCCCTCGCCGCGGGCGGACTGGACGCGCTGTGGGTAGGGGATGGTGATCCCCTCGCGGTCGAACGCCTCCTTGATCGCCTCGATCGCGTCGGTCCGGGCATCCCACTCGCGGCGCCTGGTCGGATCGCCGATCCAGACCCGCAGCTCGAGCAGGATCGACGAGTCGGCGAAACGCTTTGCGACCACCTCCGGGTCGGGCGAGGACTTGATGGAATCGAGCCCCTCGACCGCCTCGACGGCGACCCGACGGGCGCGGTTGACGTCGGTGTCGTAGTCGATGCCGACCTCGATCTCGACGCGGAGCTGGTTGTTCCGCGAGAGGTTCGTGAGGTCGCTCTCGGTGATGATGTCGTTGGGCACCAGGACGTGCTCGTCGCTGAAAGTCTGGATCTTCGTGTTGAAGATCGTCACGTCCTTGACGATCCCCGAGTGGTCCTTGATCTGGATCCAGTCGCCGACACGGAAGGGACGCGAGAACAGCAGGACGAACCCGGCGAGCATCGCCGCGAGCGTCTCGCGGGCCGCCAAACCGACGATGGCGGTGATCGCGCCCGCGCCGATGAAGATGTTCGTCAGGTCGACCCCCCAGACGGTGAGGATCACGGTCCCGGCGGCGAGGGCGATCCCGACGTCGGCGACGTGGTAGGCGACCTCGCTCTGATGTCTGGTTACCGAGGAGGTCTGCTGGAGCTTGTCGATCGACCGGTTGACGAACCGTATCAGGAGGTACGCGATCAGCACCACCGCGACGGTCACGAGCTGCTGGATGACCGTCCAACGATCGATCACGACCGCATCGACGATCACCTCGAGGAAGAACGTGACCTGCCAGATGACGCTGAACGCGTACACGCCCGCCGCGATGACGAACAGCAGCCACACGATCCGGCCGACCTCGCCGATATGCCGGCCGTAGCGATCCATCAGACGAGCCTCCAACCGACGTCCGGACTTGAGCGAGAGGACGACCAGCGCGACCAGAAGCATCGTCGCGAACAGCTGCGCTCCCGGTGTGTTCAGATACGCCTGTTGGATCTCGGGGACCGGATCGGGCCGGAGCGTCACGGGGACGCCACCCGTCGTGGCGAGATCAGCACACATCTCTCGGTAGGGCCACGTAGGTTAACGGTACTGATAGGTTTTAACGTTCACCCGGCACCTGCCGTTCGGGGACCGACCCGAACGAGAGGATCTGCCGACGATACCGGCTCGTACCGGCCCGAAACAGCCCTCTGACCGATCCGCGCTCGACGCCGAACGACGAACGGTGCTGGTGGACTCCGCGACGGCCGGGACCGAACCTCTCGGGAGGGAGGAACGATCCTCACCACACATATCAATAGATTTAATACATGTCCAATCAACAGAATGATATACACGAGGTGCCGATCCGGACGACCCCGACTCCCCAGAACGTGCTCCTGCTCGCCCCGACGACGATACCTCCGATTAACACCTCCATAACCTTACCTGTCCAAATCGACATGTTCGGGTATGTCGGAACAGCAGCGATCCGGCACGGACGACGCACAGCGCGACGAACCGCCCGCGGAGGGGAGCGCGACCGCGTTCTTCGCACGCGGGATCGTCAGGATGGGGCTCGTCGTTCTGGGCACCGTCCTGTTGTTGTTCGCGCTCGGGCAGGCGTTCGGTCTCGACCTGCTCGGCATGGTGGCCGACTTCCTCGCGACGCAGACGGGGCAGTGGCTCGCCGTCGCGTTCTTCGCGCTCGTGTTGATCGGCGTCGCCGCGGGTGGCTGGCGCTCCCGGCGCCCGCCCGCCTGACGCACGCGCTCGCTTCCGGCATACCCGCGTTTTATCGGCCCCACTCGTCCGGTACCGGGCGATCACGACCACACCGTAGCCGCGGCGCTTAACACCGCCCGCCCCGCAGTACCCATGATGGGAGCGCGGCTGCCCGGCGTCGAGTCGGAGGACCGGATCGTCGCCCACGCCGACATGGACTGCTTCTACGCGTCCTGCGAGCGCCTCCGCGAGCCCGCGCTCCGGGGCGAGCCGCTGGTCGTTGGCATGGGCTACGAGCCCGGCGAGACGGTCGGCGCCGTCGCGACCGCGAGCTACGAGGCCCGCGCGTTCGGCGTCGAGAGCGCCCAGGCGATCACCGAGGCGCTCGAACGCCTCCCCCGGAAACGGGTCGCCGCGACCGACCCCGATCTCGACGTCGAGGCGGCGGGGTTCTACCGGCCCGTCGACATGGCCTTCTACGAGTCGGTCAGCGAGGAGGTCCGGGAGATCCTCCACGCCCACGCGGGCACCGTCCGCGAGGTCAGCATCGACGAGGCGTACCTCGACGTCACCGAGGAAACGACCTGGGACGAGGCCGAGGACTTCGCCCGCGGGATCAAGGACCGGATCGAGCGCGAGGTCGGCGTGGTCGCGAGCATCGGAGTCGCCCCGAACATGAGCACCGCGAAGATCGCGAGCGACGCCGAGAAGCCCGACGGGCTGGTCGTCGTCGAGCCCGAGGCGGTCCGGGAGTTCCTCGCGCCCGTCCCCGTCGAGGACCTCCACGGTGTGGGTCCCGTCACCGCCCGCACCCTTCGCGATCGTGGGATCGAAACCGCGGGCCACCTCGCGGGCGCCGAGCGCCACGCCCTGGTCTCGGAGTTCGGCGAGCGCGGCGCGGACCTCTACGACCGGGCCCGTGGGGTGGACGACCGGGTGGTGACCCCGAAGGGGAGACCGAAGAGTCTCTCGCGCGAGTCGGCGTTCGCCGATCCGACCGGCGACCTCGGGGCGGTCGAGGAGCGGGCCCTGACGCTCGCGGCGGCCGTCTCCGAGCGGGCCATCCGGAAGGACGCGCTCTACCGTACCATCGGAATCAAGGTCGTCACCCCGCCGTTCGACGTGAACACGCGCGCCCGGTCGCTTCCCGGGCCGGTGGACGACCCCGAGCTCGTCGGGCGGGTCGTCCGCGAGCTGCTCTCCGAGTTCGAGGGCGAGCGGGTGCGGAAGGTCGGCGTGCGCGTCTCGAACCTCGAGTTCGGCTCGGCGGCCCAGGCCAGCCTCGACGGCTGGGCCGGGAGCGAGGACGTCGTCGACGGGTCCAGTTCCGAGGGCGAGGAGGACGGGCCCGAGGCGGAGTCGAGCACCGACCGCGCCGAGGGCTCCGGGCAGGCCTCCCTCTCGCAGTTCGAGTGAGGGTTTATCAGCGAGCCGTCCCTACCGCCGTGTATGACCACCGTCGAGATCGAGTACTGCGTTCCGTGTGGCTTCCTCGAACGCGCCGAGGCCGTCCAGCACGCCCTGCTCACGAACTTCGGCGAGGAGATCGACGAGCTGACCCTGATCACCGGCGACCACGGGATCTTCGAGGTCCGGGTCGACGGGGAGGTCGTCTTCGAGAAGGAGGAGGACGAGTACGACGTCGACGACATCACGCGGGACGTCCGCGCCTACGTCTAAACGAAAGCCCTCACTCGGTCCCGAGAAACGCTCCGCGTTTCTCGTGTGCCAGCAAAATCGCTTCGCGATTTTTGAGACCGCCAGGCCCGCCAACGTGCGATTCCGATCGGAATCGCTCGCCAAGGACGCCTTCCCCGCCCCGCGAACGGGGTCGTCACGTTCGGCGACCCCGTTCGCGCCGTCCGCCGCACTGAACGGCGATCCGTAGAACTGTATCCGTCTACAGCGGCTCGACCAGGTCCTCGAGCGCCGCCCGCGGGTCGTCGGCCTTCGCGACGCCGCTCGCGAGCAGCACACCCTTGGCACCCAGCTCCTCGGCGGCGGCCAGGTCCTCGCCGGTGCTGATGCCGGCGCCACAGAGCACTTCCACCGACTCGTCGACGGCTTCTGCGGCCGCGACCGCGTCGGTGACGATGTCGGGATCGGCCTGGCTGACGGGAGTACCGGAGCCGATGAGCTCGGGCGGCTCGACCGCGACGGCGTCGGGGCCGAGCGCGGCGACGGCCTTCACCTGTTCGGGATTGTTGGCACAGACGACGGTTTCGAGGCCGGCCCGTTCGGCGGCCCCGATCCCGGCGTCGATATCGGCGAGCTTCAGGCGCTTCTCCGAGTGGTTGATCATCGTGCCCGTCGCGCCCGCCTCCGCGAGCGACTCGGCGAGCGCGCTGCCGGTGTGACTGCCGGTCTCGTTGCCGTCGGTGTGCTGGGCCCACGTCTCGACGCCCGTCTTGGCGACCGACTCCAGTCGGGCGGTCTGGGGTGCGACGGCGATGCGAACCCCCGAGCTCTCGCTCACTTCGTGGGCTGCCTCTGCGATCTCGACGGGGTCACACGGGTAGGCCTTGCAGTTGACCAGAACGAACATGGCTCGCCCTCGGGCGGGGCGGCTAAAGAGTCTTCCCGATCAGCGATCAGGAGTCCTTGCGGGTGACGACGTCGCCCAGCGTGTAGCTCCCTGTAGAAGAACCACCCTCCCACTCGGTGTCGTCGTCGCTGACGCCCTCCGAGAGGGTGATGTCGAGCTTGCGCTCGAGCTTCGTCTGGACCGAGTCGCTGGGCAGCATGTCGCCGCGCTCGAGCTTGCGGATCAGGCTGGCCTTCTCGTTGAGCTCGCCCGCCAGATCCTCCTGGCTCAGGCCGGCCGACTCGCGGGCCTGGCGGATGCGCTGGTCGTAGTCGGAGGCGATCTCCTCCATCTCGTCGAACATGTCGCTCCGACGGCGGCTGGACCCGCCCGAGGAGCCCGACGACCCCGACCCGCTGTCGCCGCCCGAGTCCGACGTGCCCGACGAGGAGGACGTCGAGTACTTCGTGGAGCCCGACGAGGCGTCCTGCGTGCGGACCTCCGTCCCGAACTCCGAACAGGAATCGCAGACGTCGAGTTCAGCGCCCTCGATCTTGATCGTCGTCGGTGTGGAGGTATCGGTGCCACACATCTCACACTGAACCATACCCGCCCTTACCGGCGGGGGTGTATAAATGGTGCGCCACGCTCACCCAAGGGCGCCCATCGCGTGATAGAACCGCTGGAGGGCGGTGATGTGGCCGACGACCGCGAACAGCACGAGCAGCCAGCCCACGAGCGTCAGCCCGAGGATCGCAGCCGGATAGAGGGCGGTCAGCACCGCGACGACCCCCACCAGCACCAGTCGATCCGCCCGTCCGAGCATCCCCCCGTAGACGCGGTCGAGGCCGACGGCCTGGGCCTGGGTGCCGAGATAGGAGGTCATCAACACGCCCGTCACCGCGAGGAAGCCGACCGCGTACTCGCCGATCCCCGCCGCGAGCCCGGCGATGATGAGGATGTCCGCGTACCGGTCGAGGACGTGGTCGAGCAGGTCGCCCGCCGTCGAGGCGACGTTCTGACGTCGCGCGAGAGCCCCGTCGAGCAGGTCGAGCGCCCCGTTCAACAGGACGAGCAGCGCGCCGACGAGATACCAGCCCGGGTTCGCCCCGGCGACGTAGAACGC
The sequence above is a segment of the Halalkalicoccus tibetensis genome. Coding sequences within it:
- a CDS encoding response regulator, which translates into the protein MRNGEAFEPADILLVEDNYGDVKLTKEAFKEGRIANTLHVVGDGVEALDFLFQRNEYADAPRPDFVLLDLDLPRKTGDEVLEELRADPDRKEIPVIVLTGSKAQEDVVRSYELAANAYLTKPVDPGEFIDTILSTEQYWLSIVRLPTDPDLE
- a CDS encoding NRAMP family divalent metal transporter; the protein is MSDGSRVREYAGRMGPTWLAGAVAAGPATMASLLTAGAGYGYTLLWVVVLAALLGALGQYLAARLGYLTEEGLVSVVETRLGEGWAWVLVIDVVLAAGLAQLVIMQTAANVSELLTGIDARLWAVVWAVVLAVGLASGGYRFAELGAKLLVSLVVLVFVATAVVVPIDPTAAAGGLAPRIPEGLSGALVAAGVLGGAVHVTLLVMQSYTMRARGWGREERGLVRFDIASSMLVAFGIYGLAIFLVAASVLHTPGVDAETITEIGAAQALAPTVGEYATWLFLLGLLGAALSTLGGNTVVPPYAVADKLGWEGSIEDPRYRALVVCVALASAGGAFLEGSFFSLLVLVLAFGLVGTPFAIVLVLYLLNDPAVVDETLSVPVNLAGLALLGVAVVTAGTFVREQAAAITDPFSAFAVLFAAGMGLATALLLLRFARVAWQSAPAET
- a CDS encoding mechanosensitive ion channel family protein, producing the protein MCADLATTGGVPVTLRPDPVPEIQQAYLNTPGAQLFATMLLVALVVLSLKSGRRLEARLMDRYGRHIGEVGRIVWLLFVIAAGVYAFSVIWQVTFFLEVIVDAVVIDRWTVIQQLVTVAVVLIAYLLIRFVNRSIDKLQQTSSVTRHQSEVAYHVADVGIALAAGTVILTVWGVDLTNIFIGAGAITAIVGLAARETLAAMLAGFVLLFSRPFRVGDWIQIKDHSGIVKDVTIFNTKIQTFSDEHVLVPNDIITESDLTNLSRNNQLRVEIEVGIDYDTDVNRARRVAVEAVEGLDSIKSSPDPEVVAKRFADSSILLELRVWIGDPTRRREWDARTDAIEAIKEAFDREGITIPYPQRVQSARGEGFPIDGDGPREQPPEVEND
- the dinB gene encoding DNA polymerase IV gives rise to the protein MGARLPGVESEDRIVAHADMDCFYASCERLREPALRGEPLVVGMGYEPGETVGAVATASYEARAFGVESAQAITEALERLPRKRVAATDPDLDVEAAGFYRPVDMAFYESVSEEVREILHAHAGTVREVSIDEAYLDVTEETTWDEAEDFARGIKDRIEREVGVVASIGVAPNMSTAKIASDAEKPDGLVVVEPEAVREFLAPVPVEDLHGVGPVTARTLRDRGIETAGHLAGAERHALVSEFGERGADLYDRARGVDDRVVTPKGRPKSLSRESAFADPTGDLGAVEERALTLAAAVSERAIRKDALYRTIGIKVVTPPFDVNTRARSLPGPVDDPELVGRVVRELLSEFEGERVRKVGVRVSNLEFGSAAQASLDGWAGSEDVVDGSSSEGEEDGPEAESSTDRAEGSGQASLSQFE
- a CDS encoding Rdx family protein → MTTVEIEYCVPCGFLERAEAVQHALLTNFGEEIDELTLITGDHGIFEVRVDGEVVFEKEEDEYDVDDITRDVRAYV
- the tpiA gene encoding triose-phosphate isomerase yields the protein MFVLVNCKAYPCDPVEIAEAAHEVSESSGVRIAVAPQTARLESVAKTGVETWAQHTDGNETGSHTGSALAESLAEAGATGTMINHSEKRLKLADIDAGIGAAERAGLETVVCANNPEQVKAVAALGPDAVAVEPPELIGSGTPVSQADPDIVTDAVAAAEAVDESVEVLCGAGISTGEDLAAAEELGAKGVLLASGVAKADDPRAALEDLVEPL
- a CDS encoding multiprotein bridging factor aMBF1, with product MVQCEMCGTDTSTPTTIKIEGAELDVCDSCSEFGTEVRTQDASSGSTKYSTSSSSGTSDSGGDSGSGSSGSSGGSSRRRSDMFDEMEEIASDYDQRIRQARESAGLSQEDLAGELNEKASLIRKLERGDMLPSDSVQTKLERKLDITLSEGVSDDDTEWEGGSSTGSYTLGDVVTRKDS
- a CDS encoding CDP-alcohol phosphatidyltransferase family protein codes for the protein MTLDQYRSLADRTLEPFVEGADRAGMTPNGVSVLAFAVAGFAAGAFYVAGANPGWYLVGALLVLLNGALDLLDGALARRQNVASTAGDLLDHVLDRYADILIIAGLAAGIGEYAVGFLAVTGVLMTSYLGTQAQAVGLDRVYGGMLGRADRLVLVGVVAVLTALYPAAILGLTLVGWLLVLFAVVGHITALQRFYHAMGALG